One genomic window of Magnolia sinica isolate HGM2019 chromosome 3, MsV1, whole genome shotgun sequence includes the following:
- the LOC131241297 gene encoding arabinogalactan protein 41-like → MAISRVSFGAFAIVTLIFGIVLPAIQAQTLAPAPAPASDGTSIDQGVAYLLMLVALVLTYLIHPLDASSSGLF, encoded by the exons ATGGCGATATCTAGGGTTTCTTTCGGAGCTTTCGCGATCGTCACGCTCATTTTCGGCATCGTTTTACCTGCAATTCAAGCGCAGACCCTTGCTCCGGCTCCGGCTCCTGCCAGTGATG ggacATCAATTGATCAAGGGGTGGCCTACCTGCTGATGTTGGTGGCGCTGGTTCTCACATACCTCATCCACCCATTGGATGCCTCCTCGTCTGGGCTCTTTTAA